One genomic segment of Caldimonas brevitalea includes these proteins:
- a CDS encoding ABC transporter substrate-binding protein, protein MDRRQFVRRLTGAAATLGTASWATNSWAADEAGLSANHITIGSSLALSGILAGAGVDHTAGIKGAFAAVNRSGGIHGRELKLQTLDDGYVPARTAANVKQMLDGGQVFSMMSIMGTANNAAVLSLIEQQGVPYVGPITGASSLRNPSQRYVFHVRPSYQDEVLRVVPQLVSMGLQGIAVVYLDNPFGKEVLEATQRTLVNNKLQAVGAFALAVDGSNAEQIAQQVIAAKAGAVVMGTTGTSTTRLVLALRAKAGALPLLGVSVAVVSSELPKLAAAAQGLAQVVVFPDPISGKSAAARSYHAAMRAAKIDNVGASGFEGWINAQLVIEGLKRAGRDLTREKLRASLAGIRQLDLGDFVLGFAGSAPFVASNSIKIGVFDEGGRIRA, encoded by the coding sequence ATGGATCGACGTCAATTCGTCAGGCGGCTCACCGGTGCCGCGGCGACGCTGGGCACCGCATCGTGGGCCACCAACAGTTGGGCGGCAGATGAGGCCGGCCTGTCTGCCAACCACATCACCATCGGCAGCTCGCTGGCGCTGAGCGGCATTCTGGCCGGCGCCGGTGTCGACCACACGGCGGGCATCAAGGGCGCTTTCGCGGCGGTGAACCGCAGCGGCGGCATCCACGGCCGTGAGCTGAAGCTGCAGACCTTGGACGACGGCTATGTGCCGGCGCGCACGGCCGCCAACGTCAAGCAGATGCTCGACGGCGGCCAGGTGTTCTCGATGATGTCCATCATGGGCACCGCCAACAACGCCGCAGTGCTGTCGTTGATCGAGCAGCAGGGCGTGCCCTACGTCGGGCCGATCACCGGGGCCAGCTCGCTGCGCAACCCGAGCCAGCGCTATGTGTTCCACGTGCGGCCGAGCTACCAGGACGAGGTGCTGCGTGTGGTGCCCCAGCTGGTCAGCATGGGCTTGCAAGGCATCGCCGTCGTCTACCTCGACAACCCGTTCGGCAAGGAAGTGCTGGAAGCGACCCAGCGCACCCTGGTCAACAACAAGCTGCAGGCCGTCGGGGCCTTCGCGCTGGCGGTGGACGGCAGCAACGCCGAGCAGATCGCGCAGCAGGTGATCGCGGCCAAGGCGGGCGCCGTGGTGATGGGCACCACCGGCACGTCGACCACCCGACTGGTGTTGGCGCTGCGCGCCAAGGCCGGTGCGTTGCCCCTGCTGGGGGTGTCGGTGGCGGTGGTGTCGTCCGAGCTGCCCAAGCTGGCCGCAGCGGCCCAGGGGTTGGCACAGGTGGTGGTGTTTCCCGACCCGATCAGCGGCAAGTCGGCGGCCGCACGCAGCTACCACGCAGCGATGCGGGCCGCCAAGATCGACAACGTCGGTGCGAGCGGCTTCGAAGGCTGGATCAACGCCCAGCTGGTGATCGAAGGTCTGAAGCGCGCCGGCCGTGATCTGACGCGCGAGAAGCTGCGCGCATCGCTCGCCGGCATCCGGCAACTCGACCTCGGTGACTTCGTGTTGGGCTTCGCCGGCAGCGCGCCGTTCGTGGCGTCCAACAGCATCAAGATCGGCGTGTTCGACGAAGGCGGCCGCATCCGGGCCTGA
- a CDS encoding amylo-alpha-1,6-glucosidase — protein MPGPGLVSRCAKESLGLLEDNLTPQGILAASRTEAAEARSYTRIFGRDAAICVLAMAGSGVEALEQGAVASLDSLAKLQAANGQIPKYVDPAGQDADFWYLGCIDATLWWLIAVDHTRRNGQLPGLADRWQAEVQRAIQWLQAQEHQRFFLLQQNEASDWADIMPRSGFVLYTNALWYRVKQLYDLPHAEETHYHFNHVFHPFKQELPEYRRTRLLAHYARRGQRNPGLYLSFVNLSFAGDEGDVFGNVLAVLYGLAGDSMAHEIVKTLSSAGVSDPYPIRTVTHPISTEHELWRLYMARHKQNHPHQYHNGGIWPFIGGFWTMALARLGQKDHARKELAKLALTNSLDDWRFTEWFHGRTFEPMGMAGQSWNAAAFLMAKQALDTGKFSM, from the coding sequence ATGCCGGGCCCCGGCCTGGTGAGCCGTTGTGCGAAGGAATCGCTGGGGCTGCTCGAAGACAATTTGACGCCGCAAGGCATCCTCGCGGCCAGCCGCACCGAGGCCGCCGAAGCACGCAGCTACACCCGCATCTTCGGTCGCGACGCCGCGATCTGCGTGCTGGCGATGGCCGGCAGCGGGGTGGAAGCGCTCGAACAAGGCGCCGTCGCCAGCCTCGACTCGCTGGCCAAGCTGCAAGCGGCCAACGGGCAGATCCCCAAGTACGTCGACCCCGCCGGCCAGGATGCCGACTTCTGGTACCTCGGCTGCATCGACGCCACGTTGTGGTGGTTGATCGCCGTCGACCACACCCGCCGCAACGGCCAGTTGCCGGGCCTGGCCGATCGTTGGCAAGCCGAGGTGCAACGTGCGATCCAATGGCTGCAGGCCCAGGAACACCAGCGCTTCTTCCTGTTGCAGCAGAACGAGGCCAGCGACTGGGCCGACATCATGCCGCGCTCGGGCTTCGTGCTCTACACCAACGCGCTCTGGTATCGCGTCAAGCAGCTCTACGACCTGCCGCATGCCGAAGAGACGCACTACCACTTCAACCACGTCTTCCACCCGTTCAAGCAAGAGCTGCCGGAGTACCGCCGCACCCGTCTGCTGGCGCACTACGCCCGCCGCGGTCAGCGCAACCCGGGCCTCTACCTGAGCTTCGTGAACCTGTCGTTCGCGGGCGACGAAGGCGACGTGTTCGGCAACGTGCTGGCGGTGCTGTACGGGCTGGCCGGCGACTCGATGGCGCATGAGATCGTCAAGACCTTGAGCAGTGCCGGCGTGTCGGACCCCTACCCGATCCGCACCGTCACTCACCCGATCTCGACCGAGCACGAGCTGTGGCGCCTCTACATGGCGCGCCACAAGCAGAACCATCCGCACCAGTACCACAACGGCGGCATTTGGCCCTTCATCGGCGGCTTCTGGACCATGGCGCTGGCCCGCCTCGGCCAGAAGGACCACGCCCGCAAGGAGCTGGCCAAGCTGGCGCTGACCAACAGCCTCGACGACTGGCGCTTCACCGAGTGGTTCCACGGCCGCACCTTCGAGCCGATGGGCATGGCCGGTCAGAGCTGGAACGCGGCCGCCTTCCTGATGGCGAAGCAGGCACTGGACACGGGCAAGTTCTCGATGTGA
- the glgX gene encoding glycogen debranching protein GlgX has translation MSTSSSSTSSSKRDELFTVVWPGRPYPRGATWDGEGVNFAVFSENAVAVELCLFDAEGRHERQRILLRERTDDIWHCYLPEARPGLAYGYRVHGPYRPEEGHRFNPNKLLIDPYARDLVGELRWSDALYGYTIGHKKEDLSFDKRDSAAFMPKARVLETAFTWGEDRRPQVPWADMVIYELHVRGYTKTHPGVPGPLRGTYAGLACAPVIDHLQRLGVTTVELMPTHSFVDERHLYEKGLRNYWGYNTLAFFAPQMRYSASRKVKEFKTMVKTLHSAGIEVLLDVVYNHSCEGNHLGPTLSFRGLDNASYYKPSPEDRRYYADFTGCGNTLNLVHPRGLQLVMDSLRYWVEDMHVDGFRFDLAPALARARGKVEHLSSFFTAICQDPVLNQVKLIAEPWDLGQDGYQVGRFPAGWAEWNDRYRDGVRAYWKGDAGLIGEIASRVSGSSDLYEVAGKRPHASINFVTAHDGFTLDDLVSYNGKHNEANGEDNRDGNDNNLSWNCGVEGPCDDREVRALRARQKRNFLTTVLLSQGVPMLLAGDEYGHSQHGNNNAYCQDNEIGWIDWAPTPEREALLTFVRRLVRLRRSHPTFRRRGFFAGQVRQGTPIKDVLWLTPDGQEMRAEHWQDEQARCFGMYLSGAGIPDVGARGEPIQDDDFLVLVNAHHDDIGFAMPEIDGEPWSALLDTTCEDGQPAAGPLYRPGERYAVRGRSVVVLARDAVGLGWG, from the coding sequence ATGAGCACGAGCAGCAGTAGTACCAGCAGCAGCAAACGGGACGAACTCTTCACCGTCGTCTGGCCTGGCCGCCCTTATCCCCGGGGTGCCACCTGGGACGGCGAAGGCGTGAACTTCGCCGTCTTCTCCGAAAACGCCGTCGCCGTCGAACTGTGCCTGTTCGATGCAGAGGGGCGCCACGAGCGCCAGCGTATCCTGCTGCGCGAGCGCACCGACGACATCTGGCACTGCTATCTCCCGGAGGCGCGTCCCGGGCTCGCGTACGGCTACCGTGTTCACGGGCCGTATCGCCCGGAGGAGGGCCACCGCTTCAATCCCAACAAGCTGTTGATCGACCCGTACGCGCGCGATCTGGTGGGTGAGTTGCGCTGGAGCGACGCGCTGTACGGCTACACCATCGGCCACAAGAAAGAGGACCTGTCGTTCGACAAGCGCGACAGCGCGGCCTTCATGCCCAAGGCGCGCGTGCTGGAGACCGCGTTCACCTGGGGCGAAGACCGGCGCCCGCAGGTACCCTGGGCCGACATGGTGATCTACGAGTTGCATGTGCGCGGCTACACCAAGACCCACCCCGGTGTGCCGGGGCCCTTGCGCGGCACCTATGCCGGCCTCGCCTGCGCGCCGGTGATCGACCATCTGCAACGCCTGGGCGTGACCACCGTGGAGCTGATGCCCACGCACAGCTTCGTGGACGAGCGCCATCTGTACGAGAAGGGACTGCGCAACTACTGGGGCTACAACACGCTGGCCTTCTTCGCGCCGCAGATGCGCTATAGCGCCTCACGCAAGGTCAAGGAGTTCAAGACCATGGTCAAGACCTTGCACTCCGCCGGGATCGAGGTGTTGCTCGACGTGGTCTACAACCACAGCTGCGAGGGCAACCATCTGGGGCCCACGCTGTCGTTCCGCGGTCTGGACAATGCGTCGTACTACAAACCCAGTCCCGAGGACCGGCGCTACTACGCCGACTTCACCGGCTGCGGCAACACCTTGAACCTGGTGCACCCCCGCGGCCTGCAGTTGGTGATGGACTCGCTGCGCTACTGGGTCGAGGACATGCACGTCGACGGCTTCCGTTTTGACCTCGCCCCGGCCCTGGCACGCGCTCGCGGCAAGGTGGAACACCTCAGCAGCTTCTTCACCGCGATCTGCCAGGACCCGGTGCTCAACCAAGTCAAGCTGATCGCCGAGCCCTGGGACTTGGGGCAGGACGGTTACCAGGTCGGCCGGTTCCCCGCCGGCTGGGCCGAATGGAACGACCGCTACCGCGATGGCGTGCGAGCCTACTGGAAAGGCGATGCCGGGCTGATCGGCGAAATCGCCAGCCGTGTCAGCGGGTCGAGCGACCTGTACGAGGTGGCCGGCAAGCGCCCCCATGCCAGCATCAACTTCGTCACCGCCCACGACGGTTTCACGTTGGACGACCTGGTCTCCTACAACGGCAAGCACAACGAGGCCAACGGCGAGGACAACCGCGACGGCAACGACAACAACCTGTCATGGAACTGCGGCGTCGAAGGCCCGTGCGACGACCGCGAGGTCCGGGCTTTGCGAGCCCGCCAGAAACGCAACTTCCTGACCACCGTGCTGCTGTCGCAGGGTGTGCCGATGCTGCTGGCCGGCGATGAGTACGGCCACAGCCAGCACGGCAACAACAACGCCTATTGCCAGGACAACGAGATCGGCTGGATCGACTGGGCCCCGACGCCCGAGCGCGAGGCCTTGCTGACCTTTGTGCGCCGTCTGGTGCGCTTGCGGCGCTCGCACCCGACCTTCCGGCGCCGCGGTTTTTTCGCTGGCCAGGTGCGCCAGGGCACGCCCATCAAGGACGTGCTCTGGCTGACGCCCGACGGCCAGGAAATGCGTGCCGAACATTGGCAGGACGAGCAGGCGCGCTGCTTCGGCATGTACCTCTCGGGCGCTGGCATTCCCGATGTGGGCGCGCGCGGCGAGCCCATCCAGGACGACGACTTCCTGGTGCTGGTGAACGCCCATCACGACGACATCGGCTTCGCGATGCCCGAGATCGATGGCGAGCCGTGGAGCGCCCTGCTCGATACCACCTGCGAAGACGGCCAGCCGGCGGCCGGGCCGCTGTATCGCCCCGGGGAGCGGTATGCGGTGAGGGGGCGGTCGGTGGTGGTGTTGGCGCGTGACGCGGTGGGGTTGGGATGGGGGTGA
- a CDS encoding mechanosensitive ion channel family protein yields the protein MQSVDVLLDPVRVFLAQIGVFLPRLLMAFVVLIGGWLLAKVVRFAVEKALRALNFNVLTERAGMDGFLRQGGMETDTSRVIGTLMYWLVILAALIIAFNGLGLTYITDLLGRVVLFVPNVIVALVILAFGTYFARFVGDAVVTYCRNIDLKDADFLGALARYAIITFVVLIALDQIAVGGVIVRQSFLIILGGVVLALALAFGLGGKNWAAEKLERWWPSHREPGAGERRLGDDPGP from the coding sequence ATGCAAAGCGTAGACGTGCTGCTCGACCCCGTGCGGGTCTTCCTGGCCCAGATCGGGGTGTTTTTGCCCCGGTTGCTGATGGCCTTCGTGGTCCTGATCGGCGGCTGGCTGCTCGCCAAGGTGGTGCGCTTCGCCGTCGAGAAGGCGCTGCGGGCGCTGAACTTCAACGTGCTGACCGAACGCGCCGGCATGGACGGCTTCTTGCGCCAGGGTGGCATGGAGACCGACACCAGCCGGGTCATCGGCACGCTGATGTATTGGCTGGTGATCCTGGCCGCTTTGATCATCGCGTTCAACGGCCTGGGGCTGACCTACATCACCGACCTGCTGGGACGTGTGGTGCTGTTCGTGCCCAACGTCATCGTCGCGCTGGTGATCCTCGCCTTCGGCACCTATTTCGCGCGCTTCGTCGGCGATGCCGTCGTCACCTACTGCCGCAACATCGACCTCAAGGATGCCGACTTCCTCGGCGCGCTGGCCCGCTACGCCATCATCACCTTTGTGGTGCTGATCGCACTCGACCAGATCGCGGTCGGCGGTGTGATCGTGCGACAGAGTTTCCTGATCATCCTGGGCGGTGTCGTGCTCGCGCTGGCCCTCGCCTTCGGCCTGGGTGGCAAGAACTGGGCGGCCGAGAAACTCGAACGCTGGTGGCCCAGCCACCGCGAGCCGGGTGCGGGTGAACGTCGCCTGGGCGACGACCCCGGGCCCTGA
- the treS gene encoding maltose alpha-D-glucosyltransferase — protein sequence MNTAPTHSAVPGHIVSASPDLDEALWYKDAVIYQVNVKAFYDSNDDGIGDFKGLTSKLDYIKELGVNTIWLMPFYPSPLRDDGYDISDYHNVHPMYGTRHDFRIFLREAHRRGLKVITELVINHTSDTHPWFQAARRAPPGSIKRDYYVWSDDDQKYKGTRIIFTDTETSNWTWDPVAKAYYWHRFFSHQPDLNFDNPHVLKAVFRTMRFWLDMGVDGFRLDAIPYLIERDGTNNENLPETHQIIKQLRAAIDARYKNRFLLAEANQWPEDVREYFGNGDECHMCYHFPLMPRIYMSIAQEDRYPIIEIMQQTPEIPETCQWAIFLRNHDELTLEMVTSKERDYMYNTYAADPRARINLGIRRRLAPLMENDPDRVKLMNSLLLSMPGSPIIYYGDEIGMGDNVFVGDRNGVRTPMQWSPDRNAGFSRADPQRLYLPPIMDPVYGFQAVNVEAQSRAPSSLLNWTRRMLAVRNTSKAFGRGRRTYLKPGNRKILAYLSEYADDVILCVANMSRTAQPVELDLARFKGRVPVEMLGRVTFPPIGDLPYLLTLPAYGFYWFKLTVDAEMPQWHDERLPRDDRPVLVLFDGWNSLFRDQVVPWRIGLAEKTRAQFEHEAVPRYLETQRWYATKGDEVKRAALCDHAFWREGDTSWLLPLFELEGPQERSRYFMPLALAWEDHDEERLPNLVPAMVAKVRQQANVGVLADAFCDEAFCRAMVTAIGAGRELATARGKLYFKPTSAFGEIAGADLSKLPVGRPSAQSTNTVVTLDERLFLKGYRRIRPGVNLEFEVGRYLTEVVRYPNCVPVAGALEYVDHNGTISTLALVQAYVSNQGDGWDYTTAYLQRFLDERRTLDEPLPPDVHGAYMELMHTLGRRTAELHVAFARPSNDPAFNPEPLRREDVDTWRHQALEETRETFELLEANVSHLPQTALGEAKTLMARREQVTARIESCLRELPEQVLKTRYHGDYHLGQVLLTKNDFVIIDFEGEPARSFEERRAKHSSLRDVAGLLRSFNYAHWEGLRRVAETPEQFERLAPLARAWEAESRAAFLRSYEETARESGLYTSLASVRGLLELFELEKALYELRYELRNRPDWVSIPLQGILGLAERP from the coding sequence ATGAACACAGCGCCGACCCACAGTGCAGTCCCGGGTCACATCGTCTCGGCGTCGCCCGATCTCGATGAGGCGCTCTGGTACAAGGACGCCGTCATCTACCAGGTGAACGTCAAGGCCTTCTACGATTCGAACGACGACGGCATCGGCGACTTCAAGGGGCTGACCTCCAAGCTCGACTACATCAAGGAGCTGGGCGTCAACACCATCTGGTTGATGCCCTTCTACCCCTCGCCGCTGCGCGACGACGGCTACGACATCTCGGACTATCACAACGTCCACCCGATGTACGGCACGCGCCACGACTTCCGCATCTTCCTGCGCGAGGCGCACCGGCGCGGCCTGAAGGTGATCACCGAGCTGGTCATCAACCACACCTCCGACACCCACCCGTGGTTCCAGGCCGCGCGGCGGGCGCCGCCGGGGTCGATCAAGCGCGATTACTACGTCTGGAGCGACGACGACCAGAAGTACAAGGGCACGCGCATCATCTTCACCGACACCGAGACCTCCAACTGGACCTGGGACCCGGTGGCCAAGGCCTATTACTGGCACCGCTTCTTCAGCCACCAGCCCGACCTCAATTTCGACAACCCGCACGTGCTGAAGGCGGTGTTCCGGACCATGCGCTTCTGGCTCGACATGGGGGTCGACGGCTTCCGGCTGGACGCCATTCCGTACCTGATCGAACGCGACGGCACCAACAACGAGAACCTGCCCGAGACGCACCAGATCATCAAGCAGCTGCGCGCCGCGATCGACGCCCGCTACAAGAACCGCTTCCTGCTGGCCGAGGCCAACCAGTGGCCCGAGGATGTGCGCGAGTACTTCGGCAACGGCGACGAGTGCCACATGTGCTACCACTTCCCGCTGATGCCGCGCATCTACATGTCGATCGCCCAGGAAGATCGCTACCCGATCATCGAGATCATGCAGCAGACGCCGGAGATCCCCGAGACCTGCCAGTGGGCGATCTTCCTGCGCAACCACGACGAGCTGACGCTCGAGATGGTGACGAGCAAGGAACGCGACTACATGTACAACACGTACGCCGCCGACCCTCGCGCCCGCATCAACCTCGGCATCCGCCGCCGCCTCGCGCCGTTGATGGAGAACGACCCCGACCGCGTCAAGCTGATGAACAGCCTGCTGCTGTCGATGCCCGGCTCGCCCATCATCTATTACGGCGACGAGATCGGCATGGGCGACAACGTCTTCGTCGGCGACCGCAACGGCGTGCGCACCCCGATGCAATGGAGCCCCGACCGCAATGCCGGCTTCTCGCGCGCCGACCCGCAGCGCCTCTACCTGCCGCCCATCATGGACCCGGTGTACGGCTTCCAGGCCGTGAACGTCGAAGCCCAGTCGCGCGCGCCCAGCTCGCTGCTCAACTGGACCCGGCGTATGCTGGCGGTGCGCAACACCAGCAAGGCGTTCGGCCGCGGCCGGCGCACCTATTTGAAGCCGGGCAACCGCAAGATCCTCGCCTACCTGAGCGAGTACGCCGACGACGTGATCCTGTGCGTGGCCAACATGAGCCGCACCGCGCAGCCGGTCGAGTTGGACCTGGCGCGCTTCAAGGGCCGGGTGCCGGTCGAGATGCTCGGCCGTGTCACCTTCCCGCCGATCGGCGATCTGCCGTACCTGCTCACGCTGCCCGCCTACGGCTTCTACTGGTTCAAGCTGACCGTCGACGCCGAGATGCCGCAGTGGCACGACGAGCGCCTGCCGCGCGACGACCGCCCGGTGTTGGTGCTGTTCGACGGCTGGAACAGCCTGTTCCGCGACCAGGTGGTGCCGTGGCGCATCGGCCTCGCCGAGAAGACCCGCGCGCAGTTCGAGCACGAGGCGGTGCCGCGCTACCTCGAGACGCAGCGCTGGTACGCGACCAAAGGCGACGAAGTGAAGCGCGCCGCCTTGTGCGACCACGCCTTCTGGCGCGAGGGCGACACCAGCTGGTTGCTGCCCCTGTTCGAGCTGGAAGGCCCGCAAGAACGCTCGCGCTACTTCATGCCGCTGGCGCTCGCCTGGGAAGACCATGACGAGGAGCGCCTGCCCAACCTGGTGCCCGCGATGGTGGCCAAGGTGCGCCAGCAGGCCAATGTCGGCGTGCTCGCCGATGCCTTCTGCGACGAGGCCTTCTGCCGCGCCATGGTGACGGCCATCGGCGCCGGGCGGGAGCTGGCGACCGCGCGCGGCAAGCTCTATTTCAAGCCGACCTCGGCCTTCGGCGAGATCGCCGGCGCCGACCTGTCCAAGCTGCCCGTCGGGCGGCCCAGCGCGCAGAGCACCAATACGGTCGTCACGCTCGACGAGCGGCTGTTCCTCAAGGGCTATCGCCGCATCCGCCCCGGGGTCAACCTCGAGTTCGAGGTGGGCCGCTACCTGACCGAGGTGGTGCGGTATCCCAACTGCGTGCCGGTGGCCGGTGCGCTCGAGTACGTCGACCACAACGGCACTATCAGCACCCTGGCCCTGGTACAGGCCTATGTGTCCAACCAGGGCGACGGCTGGGACTACACCACCGCCTACCTGCAGCGCTTCCTGGACGAGCGCCGCACACTCGACGAGCCGCTGCCGCCCGATGTGCACGGCGCCTATATGGAGCTCATGCACACGCTGGGGCGCCGCACGGCCGAACTGCACGTGGCGTTCGCACGGCCGTCGAACGACCCCGCGTTCAACCCCGAGCCGCTGCGACGCGAAGACGTCGACACCTGGCGCCACCAGGCGTTGGAGGAGACCCGCGAGACCTTCGAACTGCTCGAGGCCAACGTCTCGCACCTGCCGCAGACCGCCCTCGGCGAGGCCAAGACCCTGATGGCCCGGCGCGAGCAGGTGACAGCGCGCATCGAGTCCTGTTTGCGTGAGCTGCCAGAGCAGGTGCTGAAGACCCGCTATCACGGCGACTACCACCTCGGGCAGGTGCTGCTGACGAAGAACGATTTCGTGATCATCGACTTCGAGGGCGAGCCGGCCCGCAGCTTCGAGGAGCGGCGCGCCAAGCACTCGTCGCTGCGCGACGTCGCCGGCCTGTTGCGGTCGTTCAACTACGCCCACTGGGAAGGCCTGCGGCGCGTCGCGGAAACGCCCGAGCAGTTCGAGCGGCTCGCGCCTTTGGCCCGCGCCTGGGAAGCCGAGAGCCGGGCCGCATTCTTGCGGTCCTACGAAGAGACGGCGCGCGAGAGCGGTCTGTACACCTCGCTTGCGTCGGTGCGCGGCCTGCTCGAACTGTTTGAACTCGAGAAGGCGTTGTACGAGCTGCGCTACGAGTTGCGCAACCGGCCGGACTGGGTGTCGATTCCCTTGCAAGGCATCCTCGGCCTCGCCGAGCGCCCCTGA